The Terriglobales bacterium nucleotide sequence CAGACTCGCAGGTTCCCTCTCGTTTAAGATCATGGAATAGGTTGAAGGGAGAGAATCACGTGTCGACTTCATCTTCATCCATGGGCAAGCATGCCGGTCCTGGCGTCGAGCAGCCTTCCATTCCCGAGCCATCGTTCGCCGAACGGGCACGCACGCTGCTGCAGCTGGTGCGCGTTGGGAGTCTGTCCACGATGTCTCGGAAACGACCGGGCTTTCCTTTCGGCTCGGTCATGCCCTACGCGCTCGACAAAGCTGGA carries:
- a CDS encoding pyridoxamine 5'-phosphate oxidase, whose amino-acid sequence is MSTSSSSMGKHAGPGVEQPSIPEPSFAERARTLLQLVRVGSLSTMSRKRPGFPFGSVMPYALDKAG